In one Natronosalvus amylolyticus genomic region, the following are encoded:
- a CDS encoding LeuA family protein: MQCRHLPTLALRPLRAVEFFQGTLDSTDEIETARVFDTTLRDGEQSPGTSFSYDDKREIARILDEMGTHVIEAGFPVNSEAEFEAVRDIASSTETTTCGLARVVDGDIEAALDSGVEMVHVFVSTSDVQIEDSMHSSREDVVERAIAAVERVVETGTTCMFSPMDATRTDEAFLTEVIEAVSEAGTDWINIPDTCGVATPRRFYDLIEKVCQHTDARIDVHTHDDFGLATANALAGIEAGADQAQVSVNSIGERAGNAAYEEYVMAVESVYQADTGIDTTRITELSQVVADRSGVPVPSNKPIVGSNAFSHESGIHAAGVIENSDTFEPGVMTPEMVGARRRLVLGKHTGTHSVRERLVETGYDPTETEVRAVTRRVKDYGAEKRRVTVSDLERFAEEEGVAELPEKEEVRA, translated from the coding sequence ATACAATGTCGACACCTACCGACACTGGCTCTGAGACCCCTCAGGGCGGTCGAGTTCTTCCAGGGAACATTAGATTCCACTGACGAAATCGAGACAGCACGTGTCTTCGATACCACGCTACGGGACGGCGAGCAGTCCCCAGGCACGTCGTTTTCCTACGACGACAAACGCGAGATCGCACGGATTTTAGACGAGATGGGAACCCACGTCATAGAGGCCGGTTTCCCCGTCAACTCCGAGGCCGAATTCGAGGCCGTCCGTGATATCGCGTCGTCGACGGAGACGACCACCTGCGGGTTAGCTCGCGTCGTCGATGGCGACATCGAAGCCGCGTTAGATTCCGGCGTCGAGATGGTTCACGTCTTCGTCTCCACGAGTGACGTCCAGATCGAAGACTCGATGCACTCGAGTCGCGAGGACGTCGTCGAGCGCGCTATCGCCGCCGTCGAACGCGTCGTCGAGACGGGAACGACCTGTATGTTCTCGCCGATGGACGCGACACGGACGGACGAGGCGTTCTTGACGGAGGTTATCGAAGCCGTGAGCGAGGCAGGCACCGACTGGATCAATATTCCCGATACGTGCGGGGTTGCGACGCCGCGTCGCTTCTACGATCTGATCGAGAAGGTCTGTCAGCACACCGACGCCCGAATCGACGTACACACACACGATGACTTCGGACTGGCCACGGCGAACGCGCTGGCGGGGATCGAAGCCGGTGCCGACCAGGCACAGGTTTCGGTGAACTCCATCGGCGAGCGAGCCGGTAACGCCGCCTACGAGGAGTACGTGATGGCCGTCGAATCGGTCTACCAGGCGGATACTGGTATCGATACGACACGCATCACCGAACTCTCGCAGGTCGTTGCCGACCGCAGCGGCGTTCCAGTCCCATCGAACAAGCCGATCGTCGGCTCCAACGCGTTCTCTCACGAAAGCGGTATCCACGCTGCCGGTGTTATCGAAAATTCCGATACGTTCGAACCCGGCGTGATGACTCCAGAAATGGTCGGCGCACGACGTCGACTGGTGCTGGGCAAGCACACCGGGACCCACTCGGTCCGCGAGCGACTGGTCGAAACCGGTTACGACCCGACCGAGACGGAGGTACGCGCAGTCACCCGACGCGTCAAAGATTACGGGGCGGAAAAACGACGCGTCACCGTCTCCGACCTCGAGCGATTCGCCGAGGAGGAAGGCGTCGCCGAACTCCCCGAAAAAGAGGAGGTGCGAGCGTAA
- the ilvB gene encoding biosynthetic-type acetolactate synthase large subunit, whose product MSERASVSPKTAEPTTDQPTDERMDEEQPSEDTRAERKPVTTGAESVVRALENAGVEYAFGVQGGAIMPVYDALYDSDIRHITMAHEQGASHAADAYGIVSGEPGVCLATSGPGATNLVTGIADADMDSDPMIALTGQVPTGMVGNDAFQETDTTGVTTPITKANIFASDSDRVGDDVGEAFALAGTGRPGPTLVDLPKDVTLGETAQEPGEARTPDTYTVQERADEGTVQRAARRIEESSKPIMLLGGGVIKGDATEEVRSFAIEHDIPVVTTMPGIGSFPEDHELAMEMAGMHGTGYANMAITHCDTLIGVGTRFDDRLTGGIETFAPDAEVIHIDIDPAEISKNIHAEYPLVGDAATVIEQLAAEVRESPQATKWRAQCQQWKSDYSMAYKTPDDEPLKPEFVVEALDEATSDRAIVTTGVGQHQMWACQYWTYTEPRTWVSSHGLGTMGYGFPAAIGARLAADDDQEVIAIEGDGSFLMTIQELSVAVREKMDITVAVLNNEYIGMVRQWQDAFFEGRHSASEYNWCPEFDKLAEAFGARGFRIDDYDEVADTIQAALEYDGPSVIDVHIDPQANVYPMVPSGGDNGQFALTEDQL is encoded by the coding sequence ATGAGCGAGCGCGCATCCGTCTCCCCGAAGACAGCGGAACCGACCACCGACCAACCGACCGACGAACGAATGGACGAGGAACAGCCGAGCGAGGACACTCGAGCGGAGAGAAAACCCGTCACCACGGGTGCGGAATCCGTCGTTCGAGCCCTCGAGAACGCGGGCGTGGAGTACGCTTTCGGCGTTCAGGGCGGGGCAATCATGCCCGTCTACGACGCCCTTTACGATTCGGACATTCGCCACATTACGATGGCCCACGAGCAGGGGGCCTCGCACGCGGCGGACGCGTACGGTATCGTCTCCGGTGAGCCAGGCGTCTGCCTGGCGACGTCCGGGCCGGGCGCAACGAACCTCGTGACCGGCATCGCCGACGCCGATATGGATTCGGACCCGATGATTGCTTTGACCGGCCAGGTCCCGACCGGGATGGTCGGCAACGATGCGTTTCAGGAAACCGATACGACCGGCGTCACGACACCGATTACGAAAGCAAACATCTTCGCGAGCGATTCTGACCGCGTGGGCGACGACGTTGGCGAGGCGTTTGCCCTGGCCGGAACCGGCCGACCCGGCCCGACGCTCGTCGACCTACCGAAGGACGTGACGCTGGGAGAGACGGCACAGGAACCCGGCGAGGCGCGAACTCCAGACACCTACACGGTGCAAGAGCGAGCCGACGAGGGAACCGTGCAGCGCGCAGCACGACGCATCGAGGAATCCTCGAAACCCATCATGTTGCTCGGCGGCGGCGTTATCAAGGGTGACGCGACCGAGGAAGTTCGTTCGTTCGCCATCGAACACGACATTCCCGTCGTGACGACGATGCCGGGCATCGGCTCGTTCCCCGAAGACCACGAACTCGCCATGGAGATGGCCGGCATGCACGGCACCGGCTACGCGAACATGGCCATCACCCACTGTGATACCCTCATCGGTGTTGGGACGCGATTCGACGACCGGCTGACCGGCGGTATCGAAACGTTCGCCCCCGACGCGGAGGTCATCCACATCGACATCGACCCCGCCGAAATCAGCAAGAACATACACGCGGAGTATCCGCTGGTCGGCGACGCGGCGACCGTCATCGAACAGTTGGCCGCCGAAGTTCGTGAATCACCACAGGCAACCAAGTGGCGCGCCCAGTGCCAGCAGTGGAAATCCGACTACTCGATGGCGTACAAAACGCCGGACGACGAACCGCTGAAACCCGAATTCGTCGTCGAAGCCCTCGACGAAGCGACCAGCGACCGGGCGATCGTGACCACCGGCGTCGGCCAACACCAGATGTGGGCCTGCCAGTACTGGACCTACACCGAACCCCGGACGTGGGTCTCGAGTCACGGGCTCGGAACCATGGGATACGGCTTCCCGGCCGCGATCGGCGCGCGACTCGCCGCTGACGACGACCAGGAAGTCATCGCCATCGAAGGCGACGGCTCGTTCCTGATGACGATTCAGGAACTCTCGGTGGCTGTCCGCGAGAAGATGGACATCACAGTGGCCGTCCTCAACAACGAGTACATCGGCATGGTTCGCCAGTGGCAAGACGCCTTCTTCGAGGGCCGTCACTCGGCCTCGGAGTACAACTGGTGTCCCGAGTTCGACAAACTGGCCGAAGCATTCGGCGCGAGAGGCTTCCGTATCGACGACTACGACGAGGTCGCCGACACCATTCAGGCCGCACTCGAGTACGACGGCCCCTCGGTGATCGACGTTCACATCGACCCGCAAGCGAACGTGTACCCGATGGTGCCAAGCGGCGGCGACAACGGGCAGTTCGCCCTGACGGAGGACCAACTATGA
- the ilvN gene encoding acetolactate synthase small subunit, translating to MTGGLEGPAPEERPKPAGRRNELGIRIDPEAEAARPHRRTVISALVVHEPGVLSDVSGLFSRRQFNIESLTVGPTETDEQARITLVVEESDPGIEQIKKQLRKLIPVIAVRELEPDAMRRELALVKVNATRPDQVAAVADMYGGKTVDASPETATIEVTGAQQKIDAAIEAFSQFGIREISRTGTTALARGTDDTATKGAQADDYQSEITHTVPADDD from the coding sequence ATGACCGGCGGACTCGAGGGACCGGCCCCAGAAGAACGTCCGAAACCGGCGGGGAGACGAAACGAACTAGGCATCCGGATCGATCCGGAAGCCGAGGCCGCCCGCCCCCACCGACGGACCGTGATTTCGGCGCTGGTCGTCCACGAACCGGGGGTACTCTCTGACGTCTCGGGACTGTTCTCGAGACGGCAGTTCAACATCGAGAGTTTGACCGTCGGGCCGACCGAGACCGACGAACAGGCCCGAATCACGCTCGTCGTCGAGGAATCCGATCCCGGCATCGAGCAGATCAAAAAACAGCTCCGGAAACTGATTCCGGTGATCGCCGTTCGCGAACTCGAGCCCGACGCCATGCGCCGAGAGCTGGCGCTGGTGAAAGTGAACGCAACGCGTCCGGATCAGGTCGCTGCCGTCGCCGACATGTACGGCGGAAAGACGGTCGACGCGAGCCCGGAGACGGCGACCATCGAAGTCACCGGGGCACAGCAAAAGATCGACGCCGCAATCGAGGCCTTCAGCCAGTTCGGCATCCGCGAGATATCTCGAACGGGAACGACCGCACTGGCTCGAGGAACCGACGACACGGCAACCAAAGGGGCACAGGCAGACGACTATCAATCCGAAATCACCCACACGGTTCCAGCAGACGATGACTGA
- the ilvC gene encoding ketol-acid reductoisomerase has translation MTDNETSTADDVFTTNIYYGDDADASYIEDKTVAVLGYGSQGHAHALNLHESGVDVVVGLREDSSSWPQAESDGLRVTTPDDATAEADIVMFLVPDTIQPAVFEAVEDGLEEGNTVMFAHGFNIHYNQIEPPEYVDVTMAAPKGPGHIVRRDYENGGGTPALIAVYQDYSGAAKDEALAYAQGIGGTRAGVVETTFREEVESDLFGEQAVLCGGVTSLVKHGFETLVDAGYAPEMAYFECLNELKLIVDLMYEDGIGGMWYSVSDTAEYGGLTRGDRIVDEGVRENMEEVLEEVQSGEFAREWINENQAGRPSYTQLKRHDEEHEIEAIGAPLRDLFEWEDTDDDRQEVPADD, from the coding sequence ATGACTGATAACGAAACTTCCACCGCAGACGACGTATTCACCACGAACATCTACTATGGCGACGACGCTGACGCCAGCTACATCGAAGACAAGACTGTTGCCGTCCTCGGCTACGGCAGCCAGGGCCACGCCCACGCGCTGAACCTCCACGAGAGCGGCGTTGACGTCGTTGTTGGCCTCCGCGAGGACTCCTCGTCGTGGCCACAGGCCGAATCCGACGGCCTCCGCGTAACGACACCCGACGACGCCACGGCCGAGGCGGATATCGTCATGTTCCTCGTGCCGGACACCATCCAGCCGGCGGTCTTCGAAGCCGTCGAGGACGGCCTCGAGGAGGGCAACACCGTCATGTTCGCTCACGGGTTCAACATCCACTACAACCAGATCGAGCCACCGGAGTACGTCGACGTGACGATGGCCGCACCGAAAGGACCGGGCCACATCGTGCGCCGAGACTACGAAAACGGCGGCGGCACCCCCGCGCTGATCGCCGTCTATCAGGACTACTCCGGAGCGGCCAAAGACGAGGCGCTCGCGTATGCGCAGGGAATCGGCGGGACCCGCGCTGGCGTCGTCGAAACGACGTTCCGGGAGGAGGTCGAATCCGACCTCTTCGGCGAACAAGCCGTTCTCTGTGGTGGCGTCACCTCGCTCGTCAAACACGGATTCGAAACGCTCGTGGACGCTGGTTACGCTCCGGAAATGGCGTACTTCGAGTGTCTGAACGAGCTCAAACTGATCGTCGACCTGATGTACGAAGACGGCATCGGCGGCATGTGGTACTCCGTCAGTGACACCGCCGAGTACGGCGGCCTGACTCGCGGCGACCGCATCGTCGACGAAGGCGTCCGAGAGAACATGGAAGAAGTCCTCGAGGAAGTCCAGAGCGGCGAGTTCGCTCGCGAGTGGATCAACGAGAACCAGGCGGGCCGCCCCTCCTACACGCAGCTGAAACGCCACGACGAGGAACACGAAATCGAAGCCATCGGCGCGCCACTTCGCGACCTCTTCGAGTGGGAAGACACCGACGATGACCGACAGGAAGTGCCCGCAGACGACTGA
- the leuC gene encoding 3-isopropylmalate dehydratase large subunit, with translation MSEGTLYDKVWDRHTVTRLPTGQDQLFVGLHLIHEVTSPQAFGMLQERDLEVAYPDLTHATVDHIVPTSSKERPYKDDAAEEMMAELEENVRESGIEFSHPDTGEQGIVHVIGPEQGLTQPGTTIVCGDSHTSTHGAFGALAFGIGTSQIRDVLATGTVAMEKQKVRKIEVTGELGDGVEAKDIILEIIRRLGTEGGVGYVYEYAGEAIENLDMEGRMSICNMSIEGGARAGYINPDETTYEWLEGRDRVPEGDDFEERKEYWESIRSDDDAEYDDVVTIDASELEPVVTWGTTPGQGVGVTEPIPEPESLADDKVETARRAQKHMRVEPGETMEGYPIDVAFLGSCTNARLPDLRRAARLVKGRTVDPEVRAMVVPGSQQVKKAAEKEGLDEIFTEAGFDWRGAGCSMCLGMNEDQLEGDEACASSSNRNFVGRQGSKDGRTVLMNPRMVVAAAVNGAVTDVRNMKEVTLNE, from the coding sequence ATGAGCGAGGGCACACTCTACGACAAAGTGTGGGACCGCCACACTGTCACCCGACTGCCGACCGGACAGGACCAGCTGTTCGTCGGACTCCACCTCATCCACGAGGTGACCAGCCCGCAAGCGTTCGGGATGTTACAAGAGCGCGACCTCGAGGTCGCCTATCCCGATCTGACCCACGCAACTGTCGACCACATCGTCCCGACGTCGAGCAAGGAGCGACCATACAAGGACGACGCGGCCGAAGAGATGATGGCCGAACTCGAGGAGAACGTTCGCGAGTCGGGTATCGAGTTTTCCCACCCGGACACGGGCGAACAGGGTATCGTCCACGTCATCGGACCGGAGCAGGGACTGACCCAGCCCGGGACGACCATCGTCTGTGGCGACTCCCATACCTCGACTCACGGTGCCTTCGGCGCACTCGCGTTCGGTATCGGGACCAGCCAGATTCGAGACGTGCTGGCGACCGGCACCGTCGCGATGGAGAAACAAAAGGTCCGAAAAATCGAAGTCACCGGCGAACTCGGCGACGGTGTCGAAGCGAAAGACATCATCCTCGAGATCATCCGTCGGCTCGGGACCGAAGGCGGCGTCGGCTACGTCTACGAGTACGCCGGCGAAGCCATCGAGAACCTCGACATGGAAGGGCGGATGTCCATCTGTAACATGTCGATCGAGGGCGGTGCTCGAGCGGGATACATCAACCCCGACGAGACCACCTACGAGTGGCTCGAGGGTCGTGACCGAGTCCCCGAGGGCGACGACTTCGAGGAACGAAAGGAGTACTGGGAGTCGATTCGTTCGGACGACGACGCCGAGTACGACGATGTCGTCACTATCGACGCGAGCGAGTTAGAGCCGGTCGTCACCTGGGGAACGACCCCGGGCCAGGGTGTGGGTGTAACCGAACCGATTCCGGAACCCGAATCGCTGGCCGACGACAAGGTCGAAACGGCCCGGCGTGCCCAGAAACACATGCGCGTCGAACCCGGCGAAACTATGGAAGGCTATCCCATCGATGTTGCCTTCCTGGGTTCGTGTACCAACGCTCGCCTGCCCGACCTCCGACGCGCGGCCCGACTCGTGAAGGGGCGTACAGTCGATCCCGAGGTCCGAGCGATGGTCGTTCCCGGCAGCCAGCAAGTGAAGAAGGCGGCCGAGAAAGAGGGGCTGGACGAAATATTCACCGAAGCCGGCTTCGACTGGCGCGGTGCCGGCTGTTCGATGTGTCTGGGCATGAACGAGGACCAACTCGAGGGCGACGAGGCCTGTGCGAGTTCTTCGAACCGCAATTTCGTCGGCCGCCAGGGCAGTAAAGACGGCCGAACCGTGTTGATGAATCCCCGCATGGTCGTCGCCGCGGCGGTCAACGGTGCGGTAACTGACGTTCGAAATATGAAGGAGGTGACCCTGAATGAGTAA
- the leuD gene encoding 3-isopropylmalate dehydratase small subunit: MSNADDVEIPQVEHVSGSGVAIRGNDIDTDQIIPARFMKVVTFDGLGEFAFFDQRFDDDDNQVAHPLNDEDHQDASVMVTNANFGCGSSREHAPQALMRWGIDAFIGESFAEIFAGNCLALGMPTLEADTETVETLQSWVEANPDGEIDIDVANETVTYDGKTVDVTVDDAQRKALVEGVWDTTALMKANAEAVRETAESLPYVEDGKRV, from the coding sequence ATGAGTAACGCAGACGATGTCGAGATTCCACAGGTCGAACATGTCTCCGGCAGCGGCGTCGCCATCCGCGGCAACGACATCGACACCGATCAGATCATCCCGGCCCGGTTCATGAAAGTCGTCACGTTCGACGGCCTGGGCGAGTTCGCGTTCTTCGACCAGCGGTTTGACGACGACGACAATCAGGTCGCACACCCGCTCAACGACGAGGACCATCAGGACGCGTCGGTGATGGTCACGAACGCAAACTTCGGGTGTGGCTCCTCTCGCGAACACGCCCCACAGGCGCTCATGCGCTGGGGTATCGACGCTTTCATCGGGGAGAGTTTCGCCGAAATCTTCGCAGGCAACTGCCTCGCACTCGGTATGCCCACGCTCGAGGCGGATACGGAAACCGTCGAAACGCTGCAATCGTGGGTCGAGGCCAACCCAGACGGTGAGATCGATATCGACGTAGCAAACGAGACGGTCACCTACGACGGGAAGACTGTCGACGTCACCGTCGACGATGCGCAGCGAAAAGCCCTGGTCGAGGGCGTCTGGGATACGACGGCCCTGATGAAAGCGAACGCCGAGGCCGTTCGTGAGACGGCCGAATCGCTCCCGTACGTCGAAGACGGCAAGCGCGTCTAA
- the tbsP gene encoding transcriptional regulator TbsP: MTSNLLNHQIDDILESVLEETTGDVYMVNPSSDAIEEFVSVATSFDGDLPTVHMLADDRTLKDVMGDFLVASNAADLLDAGTLELRTLEQAPENSLLITEDSVVAVVHAGDRVGGLVTDEDEFVDAAFDTYATRWEDANDFNLRTPPITRVRETLTEEISPEAEADFTAILDSLETARGDGDGLDEVTISLLVAAKNEALLYDISKWGEDVGIASKATFSRTKTKLEDMGLIDTEKVPIDVGRPRLRLKVGDQRLDEADNGQLATVAQSILN, from the coding sequence ATGACCTCGAATTTACTCAACCACCAGATTGACGATATCCTCGAATCGGTACTCGAGGAGACGACCGGAGACGTGTACATGGTGAATCCATCCTCGGACGCCATCGAAGAGTTCGTTTCCGTCGCCACCTCGTTCGATGGCGACCTTCCAACCGTTCACATGCTCGCAGATGACCGCACACTCAAAGATGTCATGGGCGATTTCCTCGTCGCTTCGAACGCAGCCGACCTTCTCGATGCAGGGACTCTCGAACTCCGAACCTTAGAGCAGGCACCCGAAAACTCGCTGTTGATTACCGAAGATAGCGTCGTTGCGGTCGTCCACGCCGGTGACCGCGTCGGTGGCCTCGTCACCGATGAGGACGAGTTCGTCGATGCCGCTTTCGACACCTACGCAACTCGCTGGGAGGACGCGAACGATTTCAACCTCCGTACACCGCCAATCACGCGCGTTCGCGAGACGCTCACCGAAGAGATTAGCCCCGAGGCTGAGGCCGACTTCACGGCGATTCTCGACTCGCTCGAGACCGCTCGAGGTGATGGCGATGGACTCGACGAAGTCACCATCTCGCTGCTCGTCGCAGCCAAGAACGAAGCCCTCCTGTACGACATCAGCAAATGGGGCGAAGACGTGGGTATCGCCAGCAAGGCGACGTTCTCCCGTACGAAGACTAAACTCGAGGACATGGGTCTCATCGACACTGAGAAGGTTCCCATCGACGTCGGCCGCCCACGACTCCGTCTGAAAGTCGGCGACCAGCGCCTCGACGAAGCGGACAACGGCCAGCTGGCAACCGTTGCACAGAGCATTCTCAACTAA